One region of Synergistaceae bacterium genomic DNA includes:
- the thpR gene encoding RNA 2',3'-cyclic phosphodiesterase: protein MPELIRSFVAVKLPGNAADVLENFLSEIRPLAKIRWVRRSQFHITLKFLGENSRAVTEDVIDALSPLKHFEPFTVELSYIGAFPNLSAPRVLWLSGDKGARELGTLSKKVNDTLYDMAGIEREPKKFQAHLTLARLKDSYLPENLLRKLGEVPKISWVCDELFLMKSDLKPSGPVYSQLM, encoded by the coding sequence ATGCCGGAGCTTATACGCTCGTTCGTGGCGGTGAAACTTCCGGGGAATGCCGCTGACGTTCTCGAAAATTTCCTGTCCGAGATTCGCCCGCTGGCTAAAATCCGATGGGTTCGCCGCTCACAGTTTCACATTACGCTGAAATTCTTGGGTGAAAATTCACGCGCCGTTACGGAGGATGTTATTGACGCATTGAGTCCGCTGAAACATTTTGAGCCTTTCACGGTCGAATTGTCGTACATAGGAGCGTTCCCGAACCTGAGCGCGCCCCGTGTGCTGTGGCTCTCAGGGGACAAAGGAGCGCGGGAACTCGGCACTCTGTCGAAAAAGGTCAATGATACGTTATACGACATGGCCGGGATTGAACGTGAGCCGAAAAAGTTTCAGGCACATCTGACGCTGGCAAGGCTGAAGGACTCATATCTCCCTGAAAATTTGCTGAGAAAACTCGGTGAAGTCCCGAAAATTTCGTGGGTCTGTGATGAATTGTTCCTCATGAAAAGCGACCTCAAGCCCTCCGGCCCGGTCTACTCGCAGTTAATGTGA
- a CDS encoding pyridoxal phosphate-dependent class II aminotransferase, whose amino-acid sequence MDILHGANPENLYRAFNIPIPAKILDFSTNTNIIAWPEMSLEAESLASNYPDPECVKLREIISERENISPSRILFTNGINQAIFLLSELFPDSTAILQPCYTEYRRAFRKAGDIFTLDDAGNFGHVIITNPNNPTGKFIPDLSRIIMKYPDTLFIIDEAYIDFLMTGKPERLIDFPNVIILRSLTKIFHLSGARIGYVIADGDIISAMKERLPSWSVNAFAQELAVRFLADGEFLRRTREFYRVNTPLFADGLRDAGFSVMDSDVHYFLVKVNDDIEMIRRLLTRGIAVRHTRNFAGLDGKYIRVATRHPEENNILVSAMKGE is encoded by the coding sequence ATGGATATTTTGCACGGAGCTAACCCCGAAAATCTGTACAGAGCCTTCAATATTCCCATTCCCGCAAAAATTCTCGACTTCAGCACTAATACTAACATTATTGCATGGCCGGAAATGAGTCTTGAGGCTGAGTCCCTCGCGTCAAATTACCCTGACCCCGAATGCGTAAAGCTCCGGGAAATCATTTCAGAGCGCGAAAATATTTCCCCGTCAAGAATACTATTCACGAACGGAATCAATCAGGCAATATTTCTCCTGTCAGAATTATTCCCGGACAGCACCGCGATATTACAGCCGTGTTACACCGAATACAGGCGGGCATTCAGGAAGGCGGGCGACATTTTCACGCTTGACGACGCGGGGAATTTCGGCCATGTCATTATCACTAATCCCAATAACCCGACGGGAAAATTTATCCCTGACCTTTCGCGCATAATCATGAAATATCCTGATACCCTGTTCATTATTGACGAGGCATATATAGATTTCCTGATGACGGGAAAACCTGAGAGGCTCATAGATTTTCCGAACGTGATAATACTGCGGTCGCTCACGAAAATATTTCACCTTTCGGGGGCGCGGATAGGATATGTTATCGCTGACGGGGATATTATTTCGGCCATGAAAGAGCGTCTTCCCTCGTGGAGCGTCAATGCATTCGCGCAGGAGTTAGCGGTGAGATTTCTTGCTGACGGGGAATTTTTGCGGCGAACGAGAGAATTTTACCGGGTCAATACTCCGCTGTTTGCTGACGGACTCAGGGACGCGGGATTTTCCGTGATGGACTCGGACGTACATTATTTCCTCGTGAAAGTGAATGATGATATTGAGATGATACGGCGTTTGCTGACGAGGGGAATAGCAGTGAGGCACACGCGGAATTTTGCGGGGCTTGACGGGAAATATATACGAGTCGCCACAAGACACCCGGAGGAGAATAATATTCTTGTCTCGGCCATGAAGGGAGAATAG
- a CDS encoding cobyric acid synthase, whose product MNGIMIQGTSSGAGKTFIVTGLCRLLSDKGLHVCPFKSQNMSNNSALTHDGLEIAAAQYIQAKAARLTPEAFMNPILLKPQNDRSSQIILNGKIYADSNPDYRKFTQTAGIMAVRQALAHIAGNFEAVIIEGAGSPAEVNLNHSEIVNMRIAREANVPVILVADVDRGGALAAVAGTLALLGDDRERVKGIIFNMFRGDISLFADAVRWTENYTGVRVLGVVPFVKGVNLPEEDSLIRRGAENQSGHEAITPAGLDSAFDEIARVLSDSLDVGYILRLIHREGTTPQQM is encoded by the coding sequence ATGAACGGAATAATGATACAGGGAACATCAAGCGGGGCGGGAAAAACTTTCATTGTAACGGGGCTATGCCGCCTCCTGTCGGACAAAGGGCTTCACGTCTGCCCGTTCAAGTCGCAGAACATGAGCAACAATTCCGCGCTCACTCATGACGGACTCGAAATAGCCGCCGCGCAATACATTCAGGCAAAAGCCGCACGGCTTACCCCGGAAGCGTTCATGAATCCCATTCTCCTCAAGCCGCAGAATGACCGCTCATCACAAATCATCCTCAACGGGAAAATTTACGCCGACTCCAATCCTGATTACCGCAAATTCACGCAGACCGCCGGAATCATGGCCGTGCGTCAGGCTCTCGCGCATATCGCCGGAAATTTCGAGGCCGTAATCATCGAGGGTGCCGGGAGTCCCGCAGAAGTCAACCTGAATCACTCCGAGATCGTCAACATGAGAATAGCCCGTGAAGCAAATGTGCCTGTGATTCTTGTGGCTGATGTTGACCGGGGCGGAGCTTTGGCGGCTGTGGCGGGGACTCTCGCGTTATTGGGTGATGACCGTGAGCGCGTGAAGGGGATAATCTTCAACATGTTCCGGGGGGATATTTCTTTGTTTGCTGACGCTGTGAGATGGACGGAGAATTATACGGGCGTTAGGGTGCTGGGAGTTGTCCCGTTCGTGAAGGGCGTTAATCTTCCTGAAGAGGACAGCCTCATACGCAGAGGGGCGGAAAATCAAAGCGGGCATGAAGCCATCACACCCGCAGGACTTGATTCAGCCTTTGACGAAATAGCCCGCGTTCTGTCGGACTCTCTCGATGTCGGTTACATTCTCAGGCTAATTCACCGTGAAGGCACCACGCCTCAGCAGATGTAA
- a CDS encoding ATP-binding protein, with protein MLKSDSQSDLIPSMFVSTAVAMIFTQLAGYVAVLIDGIITSRALGYLAYSAISLLVPFNGVILLVSMGISAGVNVVCSQAVGRGEKDKAHSAFTVGVIAVIVSALLLVIACVLWPSELFRICGITETSHPEIYSHMAGYLKGYMPGILFHMMIQILGPVIVIDSGKALFTSSSFFFAGADIAGDLLNAYVFHGGTFGMGLATSASYFLQFLMLMTHFMKNTSYFRISLKGFESSQLTEMMKAASPMLVLKLATALRDLAVNRINLSVALSAAAIAARGIQNDLNTVLFCIGIGIGNAVIIMAGMFFGANDRRGMNRLFSCTVKMSVIIAGTAGVISYFFAEWIAECFTSDPEVINFAAFSIKCMALGLVPDTLSVVYQRYLQGINERGLVNFLSFADRFFIPVAAAYVMGIYFGSKGIMASIAAGKIILIIFIAVTILVRTGSLRNFMFLPKNFGGTNADNIYSSITSQCDVMRECKRAEIFCQAHGVSAKDAKLMALFVEETAGNIIAHGKPKRFHRLRADYRLSYSDGKICMTLRDCCRHFDPSAFYEAHKDESAGKISGIKIVMGLADDVRYFNAFSSNNIMIYIDTSKGGFNCENLH; from the coding sequence ATGCTGAAAAGTGATTCACAATCCGACTTAATACCCTCAATGTTTGTTTCAACGGCTGTAGCTATGATCTTCACACAGCTTGCCGGGTATGTTGCAGTTCTTATTGACGGAATAATCACAAGCAGGGCTTTAGGGTATCTGGCATACTCGGCAATATCTCTTCTCGTTCCCTTCAACGGCGTAATACTCCTCGTAAGCATGGGAATTTCAGCGGGCGTAAATGTCGTATGCTCTCAGGCTGTAGGGCGCGGCGAAAAGGACAAAGCTCATTCCGCTTTCACTGTCGGTGTTATTGCGGTGATTGTTTCTGCGCTGCTTCTTGTCATTGCGTGCGTGTTATGGCCGTCTGAGCTTTTCAGAATCTGCGGAATAACAGAAACTTCACACCCCGAAATCTATTCGCACATGGCCGGTTACCTTAAAGGCTACATGCCCGGAATACTTTTCCATATGATGATACAGATTCTCGGCCCTGTAATAGTTATTGACAGCGGCAAGGCGTTATTCACATCGTCGTCATTCTTTTTTGCGGGCGCGGATATTGCCGGGGATTTGCTGAATGCGTATGTCTTTCACGGCGGCACTTTCGGAATGGGACTCGCTACGTCAGCTTCATACTTTCTTCAGTTCTTGATGCTTATGACTCACTTCATGAAGAACACCTCTTACTTCAGGATTTCGCTGAAAGGCTTCGAGTCTTCACAGCTCACGGAAATGATGAAGGCCGCTTCACCTATGTTAGTGCTTAAACTTGCTACGGCGTTAAGGGATTTGGCCGTCAACAGAATCAATCTCAGCGTTGCACTTTCAGCGGCGGCGATTGCGGCGAGGGGTATACAGAACGATTTGAACACCGTGCTTTTCTGCATAGGAATCGGAATCGGGAATGCCGTTATCATAATGGCAGGAATGTTTTTCGGAGCCAATGACCGCCGGGGAATGAACCGCCTTTTCTCATGCACTGTGAAAATGTCTGTCATCATTGCCGGTACTGCAGGTGTGATTTCGTATTTCTTTGCTGAATGGATTGCTGAGTGTTTCACGTCTGATCCTGAAGTCATAAATTTTGCGGCATTCAGCATAAAGTGCATGGCATTGGGGCTTGTGCCTGATACCTTGTCGGTTGTGTATCAGCGTTACCTGCAGGGAATCAATGAGCGCGGGCTTGTAAATTTCCTGAGTTTTGCTGACAGATTTTTTATCCCTGTGGCAGCTGCTTACGTTATGGGAATTTATTTCGGCTCAAAAGGCATAATGGCTTCAATTGCTGCCGGAAAAATTATTCTCATCATTTTTATTGCGGTTACAATTTTAGTGCGTACAGGCTCACTCAGAAATTTCATGTTCCTTCCTAAAAATTTCGGCGGAACAAACGCGGATAACATTTACTCTTCGATAACTTCACAGTGCGATGTCATGAGAGAATGCAAGAGGGCTGAAATATTTTGCCAGGCTCACGGAGTCAGCGCGAAGGACGCAAAATTGATGGCGCTGTTCGTTGAAGAGACAGCCGGGAATATTATTGCTCACGGGAAACCGAAACGCTTTCACAGACTCAGGGCAGATTACCGGCTCTCATACAGCGATGGGAAAATCTGCATGACATTGCGCGACTGCTGCAGACATTTTGACCCTTCAGCATTCTACGAGGCGCACAAAGACGAGTCAGCCGGAAAAATATCAGGAATAAAAATTGTGATGGGACTCGCTGATGATGTAAGATACTTCAATGCTTTCAGCAGCAATAACATAATGATATATATTGATACGTCTAAAGGAGGATTTAATTGTGAAAATTTACATTAA
- a CDS encoding IS607 family transposase, whose protein sequence is MELISIGKFAKMVGVTPTTLRRMHLRGDFIPYHITKSGTRYYSMEQLKEFSSGPRISEKIVIGYCRVSTPARKDDLETQVQNVKSYMYAKGYKFEIITDIGSGINYKKKGLLELIKKINNHEVSTVVVLYKDRLIRFGFDLLNYLCEINGVKIEIIDNTEYSKEQELTDDLIQIITVFANRLYGQRSKKTKRLIDEIKQNAKGNQD, encoded by the coding sequence ATGGAACTAATAAGCATAGGGAAATTTGCTAAAATGGTCGGCGTTACCCCTACTACGTTAAGACGTATGCACCTTCGCGGTGATTTTATTCCTTACCACATAACGAAAAGTGGGACACGCTACTATTCAATGGAGCAGCTCAAAGAGTTTTCATCCGGCCCACGCATTTCCGAGAAAATTGTGATTGGCTATTGCAGGGTATCAACTCCAGCACGGAAAGATGACCTTGAAACACAAGTCCAGAATGTGAAATCTTATATGTATGCCAAAGGTTACAAGTTCGAGATTATTACGGACATAGGCTCAGGCATAAATTACAAGAAAAAAGGACTGCTGGAGCTAATCAAAAAAATCAATAATCATGAAGTCTCAACAGTAGTTGTACTATACAAGGACAGGCTAATACGATTTGGATTTGACCTTCTGAATTACCTTTGCGAAATTAACGGCGTGAAGATTGAGATAATCGACAACACCGAATACAGCAAAGAGCAGGAATTAACAGATGACCTAATCCAGATAATTACAGTATTTGCCAATCGTCTTTACGGACAGCGTTCAAAGAAAACTAAGAGACTGATTGACGAGATAAAGCAAAATGCTAAGGGCAATCAGGATTAA
- a CDS encoding TIM barrel protein — translation MKIYINTCVLPRCRLETAKIYREAFGDKVCFEILPMFDLPNFESNLEANIDFLREGSVSFHEPVFCVEHSAPKGSPKYEETMRHIMLTKKFADILHPVHIVYHLNNCKVTPETKGSMLKTSLENLEEIREIFSGVQIVIENVGTEVKGDRLLDQEEFTALCREKNFDVLIDVGHANANSWDIRRLIHDLRTQIRAYHLHNNDGVHDLHNRLNDGTINFAELMPYIRSETPDARLIIEYIRPEYHGQPLTEDIETLCRTI, via the coding sequence GTGAAAATTTACATTAACACATGCGTATTGCCGCGTTGTAGATTGGAGACGGCGAAAATTTACCGCGAGGCATTCGGGGATAAAGTCTGCTTTGAAATTCTGCCGATGTTTGACCTGCCGAATTTCGAGTCAAATCTTGAGGCAAATATTGATTTCCTGCGTGAAGGGTCTGTGAGTTTTCATGAGCCTGTGTTCTGCGTTGAGCATTCAGCACCCAAAGGAAGCCCCAAATATGAAGAGACAATGCGGCACATTATGCTGACGAAAAAATTTGCCGACATACTTCACCCCGTCCACATTGTCTATCACCTTAATAACTGCAAAGTTACCCCCGAAACAAAAGGCTCAATGCTGAAAACTTCCCTCGAAAATTTAGAGGAGATACGCGAAATATTTTCCGGCGTTCAGATTGTCATCGAAAATGTCGGAACTGAAGTAAAGGGCGACAGGCTGTTAGATCAGGAAGAATTTACAGCTTTGTGCAGGGAGAAAAATTTTGACGTGTTAATAGATGTCGGACACGCAAACGCAAATTCATGGGACATTCGCAGGCTCATTCACGATTTGCGGACTCAGATTCGCGCGTACCATCTCCACAACAATGACGGAGTTCACGATCTTCACAACCGGCTCAATGACGGAACGATAAACTTTGCGGAGCTTATGCCTTATATCCGCAGCGAGACTCCTGACGCGAGACTCATAATCGAGTACATAAGGCCGGAATATCACGGTCAGCCGCTGACGGAAGACATAGAGACATTATGCCGTACGATATGA
- a CDS encoding helix-turn-helix domain-containing protein — translation MLRAIRIKLNPTPEQEILFWKSAGTARWAYNFYLSEKERVYHEYLDNGMNGKKDISGCEIRKYINNVLKKTTHKWLSEVGSNVMKQGVRDAEEAYRRYFKGLSGKPCFKSRRRSKISFYVNYESLKCIQGGFHGEKLGFVKTSQPLPKLRKGQKYSNPRISYDGKYWYLSIGYEVKEEPKPELSGCREVTPLERK, via the coding sequence ATGCTAAGGGCAATCAGGATTAAGCTAAATCCCACGCCGGAACAGGAGATATTGTTCTGGAAAAGCGCGGGGACAGCAAGGTGGGCATATAACTTTTATCTTTCGGAAAAAGAGCGCGTCTATCATGAATACCTGGATAACGGCATGAACGGCAAGAAAGATATTTCAGGGTGCGAAATTAGGAAGTATATTAACAACGTACTGAAGAAGACAACGCACAAATGGCTATCTGAAGTCGGGAGCAATGTCATGAAGCAGGGTGTCAGGGATGCGGAAGAAGCGTATCGGCGATATTTCAAAGGACTGTCCGGCAAACCGTGTTTCAAGTCAAGGCGCAGAAGCAAAATCAGCTTTTACGTGAATTACGAGAGCTTGAAATGTATACAGGGCGGATTTCACGGTGAGAAACTTGGTTTTGTCAAAACATCACAGCCATTGCCTAAACTCCGTAAAGGGCAGAAATATTCCAATCCTAGAATTTCATATGACGGCAAATATTGGTACTTGTCGATTGGATATGAAGTCAAAGAAGAACCTAAGCCGGAATTAAGCGGATGTAGGGAAGTTACGCCTTTGGAGAGGAAATAA
- the miaB gene encoding tRNA (N6-isopentenyl adenosine(37)-C2)-methylthiotransferase MiaB, producing MIKAGKFCVKVYGCQMNVYDADRVRTVLCSRGWEEVSESEADVIMITGCSVRAKAEQKVWSELGLYDSQWKKTQRPLVALTGCIAQRIGLNALNRFSYVRLVAGPRHIGFLPDAIEQIFTHPKSRINLLDDDPREFYGLNFDPGNITIKRGNKHKAYVTIAHGCDNFCTYCIVPYVRGRFVSRNPDDVIDECRMLIADGVKEITLLGQNVNSYGKDIGLTFAGLLETVAKLDGIRRVRFVTSLPQDFTPDIVSVMAGNETVCPSLNLPVQSGSTKILRLMNRKYTREEYIEKVRMIREKIPGLGLTTDLIVGFPGETEEDFDESMSLLSEIRFDLVHSAAYSERDGTPAAKMEGALPVDVRLERLNRLNALQDAITLEINEALTGQTFEILADDFAPKGEGLLQGRTPSDKVVIFEGDESILGQFVKVRITSAEAWCLHGELA from the coding sequence ATGATAAAAGCCGGAAAATTCTGCGTCAAAGTCTACGGCTGTCAGATGAATGTTTATGACGCTGACAGGGTTCGAACGGTGCTATGTTCGCGGGGCTGGGAGGAAGTCAGCGAGTCGGAAGCGGACGTGATTATGATTACGGGGTGCAGTGTCCGCGCAAAGGCCGAACAAAAAGTTTGGAGCGAGCTGGGACTCTATGACTCCCAGTGGAAAAAGACTCAGCGTCCCCTTGTCGCCCTCACCGGGTGCATAGCGCAGAGAATCGGCCTCAATGCCCTTAACCGATTTTCCTATGTGAGACTCGTTGCCGGGCCTCGTCATATCGGCTTCCTTCCTGACGCAATCGAGCAGATTTTCACGCACCCGAAATCACGCATTAACCTTCTTGATGATGACCCGCGGGAATTTTACGGCCTCAATTTCGACCCGGGCAATATCACCATCAAGCGCGGGAACAAGCACAAAGCCTACGTAACAATCGCACACGGCTGTGATAATTTCTGCACGTACTGCATTGTGCCGTATGTGCGGGGGCGTTTTGTGTCGCGAAATCCTGATGATGTCATTGACGAGTGCCGGATGTTAATTGCTGACGGTGTGAAGGAAATAACGCTTTTAGGGCAGAACGTCAACAGCTACGGTAAGGACATCGGACTCACTTTCGCGGGGCTTCTTGAGACTGTCGCAAAACTTGACGGGATTCGGCGCGTCCGTTTCGTAACGTCATTGCCGCAGGATTTCACGCCTGATATTGTGTCGGTCATGGCCGGAAATGAGACCGTATGCCCGTCTCTGAATCTTCCGGTTCAGTCGGGAAGCACGAAAATTTTGCGCCTCATGAATAGGAAATATACCCGCGAGGAATACATAGAGAAAGTGAGAATGATACGGGAGAAAATTCCCGGTCTCGGTCTGACAACAGATTTGATTGTGGGATTTCCCGGTGAGACTGAAGAAGATTTTGACGAGTCTATGAGCCTGCTTAGTGAGATAAGATTTGACCTTGTACACAGCGCGGCATATTCGGAAAGAGACGGCACTCCGGCGGCGAAAATGGAAGGTGCTTTGCCTGTTGACGTGAGATTAGAGAGGCTTAACCGACTCAACGCCCTTCAGGACGCAATAACGCTTGAGATTAACGAGGCATTGACGGGACAGACGTTTGAGATTTTAGCGGATGACTTTGCGCCGAAAGGTGAAGGACTCTTGCAGGGGCGGACACCTTCAGACAAGGTAGTAATCTTTGAGGGAGACGAGTCAATTCTCGGCCAGTTCGTCAAAGTGAGAATTACATCTGCTGAGGCGTGGTGCCTTCACGGTGAATTAGCCTGA
- a CDS encoding nitroreductase family protein, producing the protein MTYSELVKARYSCRKFSDKPVEEEKLRAILDAGISAPTAKNAQPVKIWVIKSESALEKIKSCAPFVWMKNAPVVIAVGGTEEGAFVRPSDNRNFEDVDAVIVATHIMLAIHNEGLGSTWVGYFDAPKVKELFPEMKAYDLVALFPVGYPADDAMPADRHYVRKNFDDIVSVL; encoded by the coding sequence ATGACGTATTCAGAGTTAGTGAAGGCGCGTTATTCATGCCGCAAATTTTCCGACAAGCCCGTTGAAGAAGAAAAGCTCCGCGCGATTCTTGACGCTGGGATCTCTGCACCTACCGCCAAAAACGCACAGCCCGTGAAAATCTGGGTCATAAAAAGCGAGTCAGCACTCGAAAAAATAAAGTCCTGCGCTCCGTTCGTGTGGATGAAAAATGCTCCCGTTGTCATCGCTGTTGGAGGCACGGAAGAAGGCGCGTTCGTCAGGCCATCAGACAATCGCAACTTTGAGGACGTTGACGCGGTAATAGTTGCGACTCATATCATGCTCGCGATTCACAATGAGGGACTCGGCTCAACGTGGGTAGGATATTTTGACGCTCCGAAAGTCAAGGAGTTATTCCCCGAAATGAAAGCGTATGACCTTGTTGCGCTGTTCCCTGTGGGTTACCCGGCTGATGACGCGATGCCCGCTGACCGTCATTATGTCCGCAAGAATTTTGACGACATCGTGAGCGTGTTATAG
- a CDS encoding glycosyltransferase, whose product MKNFLYIANRYDAHPAGGTQIARSHYKILCSIAAEGTVISLLGKDKEERPEPGKISVRAWRSRLSSAVGAVTGKRTYMAHYCAEAENDILRIVREGSYDFIWFDDCIYGSTIRKIKQFRPEIPVFVFYHIVMPGSLREVLRQNRRKIRGVLGLLKYANFIRQQKLSALHADVNVLLNERDSATFTKIYGQRNQLMFPACFADTANIEPAEKISGEFNMFFVGLGGHDPNIEGIRWFAREVMPAIRPEAKLSVVGTNMDKNLKDAPEIKDNPRITVKGRVESLDPYYNSADVVIVPIFSGAGMMTKVAEALMYGKNILATGHALNGYDGLEKCRCDTAEDFIARINSMIETGSQRYNPAMRKIYEEKYSLPAMENILREYLREKGI is encoded by the coding sequence GTGAAAAACTTTCTGTATATTGCCAACCGTTATGATGCCCATCCTGCCGGAGGGACTCAGATTGCCCGCTCGCACTATAAAATCTTGTGTAGTATTGCCGCTGAAGGAACAGTAATATCACTGCTCGGAAAAGATAAGGAGGAGAGACCGGAGCCGGGAAAAATATCAGTACGGGCATGGAGATCTCGCCTAAGCTCCGCGGTAGGTGCTGTAACGGGAAAAAGAACCTATATGGCTCATTACTGCGCGGAGGCTGAGAATGACATTCTGAGGATTGTCCGTGAAGGCTCATATGATTTCATCTGGTTTGACGACTGTATATACGGCTCAACGATCCGAAAGATAAAGCAGTTTCGCCCGGAAATTCCCGTTTTCGTGTTCTATCATATTGTCATGCCAGGCAGCCTGCGTGAGGTTTTGCGGCAGAATAGGCGAAAAATCCGCGGTGTGCTGGGTCTTCTGAAGTATGCAAACTTTATCAGGCAGCAGAAACTTTCAGCACTCCATGCCGATGTGAATGTCCTTCTGAATGAGAGAGACAGCGCGACTTTCACCAAAATTTACGGACAGAGAAATCAGCTTATGTTTCCGGCATGTTTTGCAGACACGGCAAATATTGAGCCGGCTGAGAAAATATCTGGGGAGTTCAACATGTTTTTTGTAGGACTCGGCGGACACGACCCTAACATTGAGGGTATAAGATGGTTTGCTAGGGAAGTCATGCCCGCTATCAGGCCGGAAGCAAAACTTTCAGTAGTCGGCACAAATATGGACAAAAATCTCAAAGACGCGCCGGAAATCAAAGACAATCCGAGAATTACCGTCAAAGGAAGAGTGGAAAGTCTTGACCCGTATTATAATTCAGCGGATGTTGTTATCGTTCCGATTTTCTCAGGGGCGGGAATGATGACGAAAGTAGCCGAAGCGTTAATGTACGGCAAAAATATACTTGCCACAGGCCACGCGCTTAACGGCTATGACGGCCTCGAAAAATGCAGGTGCGACACGGCGGAGGATTTCATAGCGAGGATTAATAGCATGATAGAAACAGGCTCACAGAGATACAATCCGGCCATGAGGAAAATATACGAGGAAAAATATTCGCTTCCCGCAATGGAAAATATACTGCGCGAATATCTCAGGGAAAAAGGAATATGA
- a CDS encoding adenylosuccinate lyase → MIERYSERDISALWDEYNRLKVMLDVEIAVCQAWCEQGRIPEEALEDITAHASFTVERVQEIEKKTQHDVVAFVSAVAENVGENGRYLHLGMTSSDILDTASSIMLRDSLDIIINAVKELDAEIISLAKKYKHLPTIGRTHGIHAEPTSLGLKFLNWHSEILRDIGRLEYARKDVSAGKISGAVGTYAMCNPKLEARVCELLGLEPAKVSNQILQRDRHAGVLNALAVFGSTLERIALEIRNLQRTEVREAFEPFGVGQKGSSAMPHKRNPVKCERICGMSRLLRGYALTGMENIALWHERDISHSSTERVIWPDAFNIAVFMTRSMTKILRGLVVDESRVRHNVNQTNGLVYSQRVLTFLLDELKLSREDAYAIVQENAMKTASSGVAFLDLLLSDERMKSVDPDRLKALFENDFYLRYVDEIFARFFAE, encoded by the coding sequence ATGATAGAAAGATATTCCGAGCGTGATATTTCAGCCTTGTGGGACGAATATAACAGGCTCAAAGTCATGCTTGATGTTGAAATTGCCGTGTGTCAGGCGTGGTGCGAGCAGGGAAGAATCCCGGAGGAAGCCTTAGAGGACATCACAGCCCACGCAAGTTTCACGGTTGAGCGGGTGCAGGAGATCGAGAAGAAGACACAGCATGACGTAGTTGCGTTCGTCAGCGCGGTGGCCGAAAATGTCGGGGAAAACGGAAGGTATCTGCATCTCGGCATGACCTCAAGCGACATTCTTGACACAGCAAGCTCTATAATGTTACGGGACTCGCTTGACATAATCATTAACGCAGTGAAAGAGCTTGACGCGGAAATTATCAGCCTCGCGAAAAAGTACAAGCACCTTCCCACGATAGGCAGGACTCACGGAATCCACGCCGAGCCGACATCACTGGGACTAAAATTCCTCAATTGGCACTCGGAAATTCTGCGCGACATCGGAAGACTCGAATATGCCCGCAAAGACGTATCAGCCGGGAAAATCTCCGGGGCTGTCGGAACATACGCGATGTGCAATCCCAAACTTGAAGCCCGTGTGTGTGAGCTTCTCGGACTTGAACCCGCTAAAGTCTCAAATCAGATACTTCAGCGCGACCGCCACGCAGGAGTCCTCAATGCCCTTGCGGTTTTCGGGTCAACGCTTGAGCGCATAGCACTTGAGATTCGCAACCTTCAGCGGACGGAAGTGCGTGAAGCCTTTGAGCCTTTCGGTGTCGGTCAGAAGGGATCCTCGGCCATGCCTCACAAGCGGAACCCGGTGAAGTGCGAGCGTATCTGCGGAATGTCGCGGCTTCTGAGGGGATATGCTTTGACGGGTATGGAGAATATAGCACTGTGGCACGAACGGGACATATCACACTCAAGCACAGAGCGCGTAATATGGCCGGACGCTTTCAACATTGCGGTGTTCATGACTCGGAGCATGACGAAAATTTTACGGGGGCTTGTTGTCGATGAGTCCAGAGTCCGCCACAACGTGAACCAGACAAACGGACTCGTGTACTCACAGAGGGTATTGACATTTTTGCTTGACGAGCTGAAATTGTCGCGTGAGGATGCTTACGCCATCGTCCAGGAGAACGCAATGAAGACAGCTTCAAGCGGGGTGGCGTTCCTCGACCTGCTATTGAGCGATGAGCGTATGAAGTCTGTTGACCCTGACAGGCTGAAGGCACTTTTCGAGAATGATTTTTACCTGCGCTATGTTGATGAGATTTTTGCGCGTTTCTTTGCGGAGTAG